TTTACCTCCAAACATCGACTTGAGGAGTTCCTCAAGTTCAGATGCTTTCAAAACGCAATTTTTTTATCTTTGAAGCAACACAAATAATACTGCTGAATTTTATCATAAAAATATATAATATTATTAAAAAACTCTACGTCCTACATGGAAAAGAGGAACATTTAATCCATTTTTACTATTTTATCTTATCATATATTCAATAACAAATTACAATATTTTTATAAATTTCCTCTAAAATATGTGAGCCCTTTATATATGGTAAATATGTGTTTACTAACAATACTAAAGGAGGCTTACCATGTCCATTTATGATTTCTAGAAAAACAGCAAATCCTTTTACTTAAGTGAAAAGGGAGAGTATACAGATATACTAGATATAGACAATATGCATTAGCTGAGTAGTTTCTGGCAGGCAAAAATCCTCCCAGTAGTGATTGCTTCAGTCTCTAAATCAGTAATAAAGTGATTCAAACAGAACGGTCCCATATATATAGGTACTGCCCCATTCAACTTTTCCTCACCATAAGGTAAATATATTTTCCACCAGCTCCTGAGTTTAAATCCTTTGTAATACTAGGCTGGCTCCAAGCTGCTGGCAACGAATTAATTTTATTATATTGTCCTCTGATTTCACGGATAAATTTCGTTTCAGGATTTATTGCTTCATCAAGTGTTGCATTTTTATAGTACAGATACACATGCTCTCCGCCCACATTTTTATTTAAATCTTGCTCAATCTTGGTATACCCTTCATGGGTTCTATTTTTACCGAGATCCACTATAATATCTGTGATAGCACCGTTTTTTGATTTTGTCGTTTTGTATGCAATAAATATGTAATGTTTTCTCCCTTTATTAGCATCCAAAATTTCATCACCGTCAAAATTAACGCACACAAATTTATAGTCCTTTGGTACCAAAGCCTTCGCTGCACTTTCCGTACTGGCATCAACCACGATGATATCCGAAATATAATCGTTTTTATCATCAAGAAAATCCAGTTCCCCTAAAAATAATGATTTTCTTTTGGATTGCTCTACAAATTCTTTCTCTATTTTCAGTTGTGCTGATTTGTATTCTGTATCATCAAGAAGTTCCCAAATAGGTATAAGCGATCGTTCAAAATCACCTATGCCACAGATCGTTTGATTTTCTGCAATGGATTTTGTCCAGTCTTTCATTTGACTTGAAATCTCCTTTACAGACATACCTGTAATGTGATTACCCCCAAAGCTTTGGAAACGCATATTGGCGACTGATGCAAATTCTTCCAATGATTCCTTTTTGCTTGCATCTACCTCTGTGGTAACAGCATTATAGGTCGCTTTTGCTTTGGTTTTGATTTCGCTCTCTTTCATGTTATTTTCATTCGTATATGCGAAATTAAGCCTTACTCTCCCACCTATGTAGTATTCGACAATTAAGTGTGTACCATATTCCTTAAAAAGATTAGAGACAGCCATGGCATTTTCATCGACTTTTTTCACATCATCAAGAAATCCCTTTGAGAGCATTTGGGTTAAGTCCTCAGTGGTTCCTGTGAATTCTACTCCTGATATAATATGTTTCTCCATCCAGGTCATAAAAATTTGATTGCTAGAAGTTTGTTTGCTCGTACCATACTCAGTTCTAATATTTCCAGAAAAAGCTGCATTTTTATAACTAACGTCTGACGAAGCATTTATTTGCGAATAAATATTGCTCATTTTTTCAACATAATAATCATCGATATCGGAGCCCTTCAAATCATCACTTATTTCTTTATATTTTGATGCATCATATTTCGCTTCATCCAGTATAGCCTTACTTTTTACTTCTCTTGCGTTGATGTATGAAGAATTAAGTACATCATAACCATACAGATTATAGTTCTTATTTAACCCCTGTAAAACACTGTCATCTTCCTCGTTGAGGTTATTGATAGGGACTTCACCAAGTTCTATTTCGTTATCCGAGAATGTAGTGCTAAGTACACCACTATTTTCAGATGTACTCGTACCTGCTCGAGTGCATGCAGAAAAATTGAAACAAAGAAAAACTATGGCTAAACTTAAGCTTATTGTCCGATACAAACATTTTTTCATACTCTTTTCCTCCAATTTTTTGTTGATTTTTATTGCCATCAAAATGAAGGCATCTCCTTGCAAAAAAAAAACTCTTGTTTTATAATAAATATAGCCAATGACCTAGTTCAATGACTATGGTCATTATACTATTTCTTTGCACACGATGTCAATAAAGGAGGGATTTTTTAGTGCAACAAAAAAACAGAATCAGCAGAAAAGAAAAAGCAGTTCAGACAAAGAACAAAATATATACAAGCGCTGAACAGCTCTTCAATAAACACGGTATTGAGAATGTCAACGTGGACGATATCGTTAAACAAGCAGGAGTGGCAAAAGGCAGCTTTTACGTCCATTTTGAATCCAAGGATGCACTAATCGTCATGTTAATTAACGACTATGTAAAAAAGGTAGATACAGATTATAAAACCTATCTCGAATCCCTTCCTACCGATATGCTGCCACGTGAGGTGTTCCTTTCCCTCGTTGGAAAGATCGCGGATGTGATTACTGAAAGTATAGGTTATGAAAATATGAAAATTCTATACAGGATACAAATCGGGAAGGATATCTCTGATAGCGCCGCGATTAACTATGGCAGAGAACTTTATAAAATGTTTTTTAAGATCATCGACAGCGGGATTTCTCAGCGCAGATTCCATTCAGATTTATCCGCAGATGAAACGGCAAAGCACTTTGTCATGGCTTATCGGGGCGTGGTTTATGAATGGTGCGTCCGCTACCCAGAGGTCAATTTGAAGGATCTAGCCTTGCGGCATTTTCGAATTCTTCTGGCAGGTATAAAAGGAGAAGATGACGGTGATACAGCAAATCTCATATAAAACAACTAGTTGGTAGCTATTCTCCGGGGAGGGCATATAGGGAGGGCATATAGGGACGGTAACCTTTATCTCCTAAAATTTGGAGTAATTTGTCACCGTCGCCAAATACCCAAATGCCCTGCACGGTACATATATTATTGGCTTTAGCGTGGCAAAACATCATATAGCGTTTGCCCCTGAAAGAGTTGAAATCCTTCGCTTTTCCGAAGAAATAGTCAAATCAGGATACAATCATAGCAAGGAGCTCGTGCGCATCCCATGGGAAATGCTAGTAGATTTTTCACTCATTGAAAAGATCATTGAGTATAATATTATGGATAAGGCAGACACTTCTACCTTCTAGCGAAAGTAAAAGATTAATGATTAATGCATTAAAAATAAGATATAGCGCCATATATAAAAATCCTCCCACTATCTTGCAAAAATAGTGGGAGGATTTATTTAAGTAGCAGATCATTGAAATATGTATTTATCAGTCTCTATTAATAATTCTCTCCGTGAACTTGAAAGAAGGCTTGAGCGTATTTACATACTGGACATACTTCAGGAGCTTCTTTCCCAGTCACTTGGTAACCACAAATACGACATTCCCATACGGTTTCTTCTTCTTTTGCAAATACGTGTTTGGTTTCTACATTATCTTGTAATGTACGGTATCTCTCTTCATGTGTCTTTTCTACGCCTCCAACTTTTCGGAATCGTTCTGCTAAATCGTGAAAACCTTCTTCTTCTGCATCCTTAGCAAAACGAGCATACATATCTGTCCATTCATAGTTTTCGCCTTCTGCTGCTTGGAAAAGATTTTCAGGAGTAATACTTAATTTCCCTAGCTCTTCAAACCAAATTCTAGCATGTTCCTGTTCATTTCTTGCTGTTGATAGGAAGATTTCTGCGATTTGATCATAACCTTCTCTTTGCGCTATTTGTGCGAAAAATGTATATTTATTTCTTGCTTGACTCTCCCCTGAAAAAGCTTCCATAAGGTTTTTTTCAGTCTTTGTACCAGCATACTTATTTACTGATTCTTTCTTTTCTTCAACTAATTCAAATGCAGATGCAGGTTGCTTACATCTTGGACACTTGAAATCCTCAGTTAATTCTCCTTCGTGAATATAGCCACAAATAGTGCATCGATACTTTTTCATTTTGTTGTTCCCCTTTTCTTTTTTCTCTATTGAATAATTCTGTTATTTTAATCATAACACAAATAAGTGAAGTTTTTATCAAAAATGTGTTACCAACTCGCCAAAATTAAATTAATAGCCATTTTAGACATTGTAAATACTGCAAAATGCAGCTAATTGTTTAACATTTTGCTAGATTTTAAAGCTTTGTTGTGTACTGCTCAAGATTCCAGATTTCAGTAGCTACATCATGGTAGAATTCCGGTTCGTGAGATATTAGTAGTATCCCGCCTTTATAGTCCTTTAAAGCTCTTTTTAATTCCTCTTTTGCATCTACATCTAGATGGTTTGTAGGCTCATCTAGAAGTAATATATTCGTCTCTCTATTTAATATCTTACAAAGTCTTACCTTGGCTTGCTCCCCACCACTTAACACCATCACCTTAGACTCAATATGGTCAGTAGTTAGTCCGCATTTAGCAAGCGCTGACCTTATTTCATGCTGGTTCCAGCTAGGAAACTCTTGCCATATCTCCTCTATACACGTCCTATGATTCTTTCCCTTGATCTCCTGCTCGAAGTATCCAATTTCCAAAGTATCTCCCAATTCTACTTCACCTTTACAAGGCTTTATTTGCCCTAATATAGATTTTATAAAAGTAGTCTTACCAATACCATTTGCCCCTACTATGGCGATTTTTTGGCCTCTTTCCATTGTAAGATTTAATGGTTTAGACAGTGGAGAATCATATCCAATGACTAAATCTCTAGTTTCAAATATAAGCTTTCCTGCAGTTCTTCCTTCCTTAAATTTAAACTCCGGCTTTGGTTTCTCCCTTGCCAACTCTATAATATCCATCTTATCCAACTTCTTCTGTCTGGACATAGCCATGTTTCTTGTTGCAACCCTAGCTTTATTTCTAGCAACAAAATCCTCAAGCTTTGTAATCTCCTGTTGTTGTCTTTTATATGCTGCTTCTAGCTGAGATTTTCTAGCTTCATAAACTCTTTCAAAATCGTTATAATTTCCTACATAGCGGGTTACTTCTTTACCCTCTATATGATATATAAGGTTTACTACGCTATTTAAGAATAGAATATCATGAGATATAAGTAAAAAGGCATTTTCATACTCCTGAAGATATCTCTTAAGCCATACGATATGTTGCTCATCTAAAAAGTTGGTGGGCTCGTCCAACATAAGGATATCCGGTTTTTCTAAAAGTAGCTTTGCTAAAAGGACTTTAGTTCTCTGACCACCACTTAAGTCGTCTACATCTTTTTCTAATCCTATGTCATCCAGTCCCAGTCCTCTAGCTGTTTCTTCTACCTTTGAGTCAACAATATAGAAGTCATTATGCTCTAGGATATCCTGAATGGTTCCTACCTCTTCCATTATAGCAGCTAATTCATCCTCAGATACCTCGCCCATCTTCATATATAAATCCTGCATTTCCTGCTCCATGTCGAATAGATACTTAAAAGCACCTCTAAGGGCATCTCTGATGCTCATACCCTTTTCAAGAACAGCATGTTGGTCTAAGTATCCAACTCTAACTCTCTTTGCCCATTCTATCTGGCCCTCATCAGGTTCAAGCTTACCTGTTATTATGTTCATAAAGGAGGATTTACCTTCGCCGTTTGCTCCTATTAAACCTACATGCTCCCCTTTTAAAAGTCTAAAGGATACATCTTTTAAAATTTCTCTGCCACCATAGCTGTGATTCAAGTTATTTACTGTTAATATGCTCATTTAATCACCTTTCCGATTCGTTCACAATTCATCATGCAGTATTTTGCTTTTATATCTTACCTGTTCTAAGGTTAATTAACAATAGTTAAGTATAGAAATACATTTTTGGGGCAGTAAACATAGCATCGACAAAAAACTTGAGCTAAAACATATCGTGTTTATTTCTTCTCAAATTTATCTTTATGCTTTTGAAAAAAATCATAATAAATGCGAATATTCTCCAATTCATGCCAGGGCCTAACTGTCACTGGACTCTCATCTAAGTCGTATATTTTAGCCCTTTCTATTGCTAGCAGAAAAGGGGAATGAGTTGAAATGATAAACTGGCAGTCAAAATATCGTGCGGCCTCTCCAATATATTTGACTAATTTAAGTTGATTTTCTGGAGAAAGACTATTTTCCGGTTCATCTAATAGATACAAATTATTCTCTGAGATTTTCTCTGTAAAATATAAAAAGGCACTTTCACCATTAGAAAGTTCACGAATGTTATCCATAAGCTTGTGGCGTACATATTTTGACTGTGTTCTTCGACGTGTTTGGTTGACTTTTTTCAGTTCTTCGTAATCTTCTAGAGAAGTCATCTTAAAATCCGAATATTTTGTATCCAGATAATCCTGGAATATTTCTTCCCTCTTGTTATCAATTTCCTCATTAATCATACGGATGCTGAGCATATAATCAAAAACATCATCACTTGTAATAATTCTACTTGCACCAGGCACATCTTCAATGATACTAATCTCGCATAGGTTGAGATAATCATCAAAGAAATTTGATTTATTAAAAGGAGATTCTCTTAAGATTTTTAGTTTTTCGGCTATAATATTTAAAGCTGTCGTCTTTCCCGAACCATTACCTCCATATAAAATGGTTATAGGCTCGAAGTCAACCCGTTGGAATTCTTTCCTAGATAAAACTTTAAATGGATAATAAGAATCATAGCAAGTTCTCTTTTCTTGCATGAGAAAATCAAACTCAGTACCATCATCTGGGAATTGAAAATATTCTAAATAAATCATTAAATCACAAACCTTTTTGTCCCATAAGGAACACATCTCATTTTTTTATTATTTTATCTTATCATAGTTATCCCCTACAATCATATAAGGAAACATTATCTTTTCTTCCCTATTGTAAACTGAATCCTTAAATATTCTACCTTTACTTTATTTCCGCAAAATCTTTTCCATCTTTTTACCCTTTGCTAATTCATCGATTAACTTATCCAAATAACGAATTTCCTGCATAATCGGCTCTTCAATATCTTCTACTCGGACACCGCAGATCACACCTTTAATCAGAGACCGGGAGGGATTCAGTTGGGGGGCTTCTGAAAAAAAAGTCTCAAAGTCTGTCTCTTTTTCTAAATGCGCATCTAATTCTTCCTGACTGTACCCTGTCAACCAGCGGATGATTTCATCGACTTCGGCTTTTCTATGTCCTTTTTTCTCCGCCTTGGTAACATAAAGAGGATAAACTTTTGCAAAACTTGTTGTATAAATTCGATGTTCGGTCATAATACATTCTCCCTTATAATAAATTCTTAAAATGTGTCCCTTATCGCATGAACAACTAGTAAAATGGATCATAAAAAACAGCTAGAGAGCTCCACTTTAATAGTGAGGGCTCTCAGACTAACATCATGGCTCTATAAAAGGAACATAGTGGCTCTCTTGAAAAGTATACTGCTATCTCTTTTAAAACATTATTTATAAAGCACGAATATGTTCCCTATTGTATGTCGAGAAAGTGAATTAACTTATAATTGATGCTATAGATTCGTGTACTTTCGGTATTTTTGAGGTTAATAGTCCCAAAAACTTTATCTTCTTTTCTTTCTGTTCTGTTCTTTGATAAATTTCCTGGCGTTTTTCATTCCACCCATACCACTAAACATTTCATTCACTTTTTCTTTTTCAA
The window above is part of the Alkalibaculum bacchi genome. Proteins encoded here:
- the rbr gene encoding rubrerythrin, whose amino-acid sequence is MKKYRCTICGYIHEGELTEDFKCPRCKQPASAFELVEEKKESVNKYAGTKTEKNLMEAFSGESQARNKYTFFAQIAQREGYDQIAEIFLSTARNEQEHARIWFEELGKLSITPENLFQAAEGENYEWTDMYARFAKDAEEEGFHDLAERFRKVGGVEKTHEERYRTLQDNVETKHVFAKEEETVWECRICGYQVTGKEAPEVCPVCKYAQAFFQVHGENY
- a CDS encoding AAA family ATPase codes for the protein MIYLEYFQFPDDGTEFDFLMQEKRTCYDSYYPFKVLSRKEFQRVDFEPITILYGGNGSGKTTALNIIAEKLKILRESPFNKSNFFDDYLNLCEISIIEDVPGASRIITSDDVFDYMLSIRMINEEIDNKREEIFQDYLDTKYSDFKMTSLEDYEELKKVNQTRRRTQSKYVRHKLMDNIRELSNGESAFLYFTEKISENNLYLLDEPENSLSPENQLKLVKYIGEAARYFDCQFIISTHSPFLLAIERAKIYDLDESPVTVRPWHELENIRIYYDFFQKHKDKFEKK
- a CDS encoding ABC-F family ATP-binding cassette domain-containing protein; protein product: MSILTVNNLNHSYGGREILKDVSFRLLKGEHVGLIGANGEGKSSFMNIITGKLEPDEGQIEWAKRVRVGYLDQHAVLEKGMSIRDALRGAFKYLFDMEQEMQDLYMKMGEVSEDELAAIMEEVGTIQDILEHNDFYIVDSKVEETARGLGLDDIGLEKDVDDLSGGQRTKVLLAKLLLEKPDILMLDEPTNFLDEQHIVWLKRYLQEYENAFLLISHDILFLNSVVNLIYHIEGKEVTRYVGNYNDFERVYEARKSQLEAAYKRQQQEITKLEDFVARNKARVATRNMAMSRQKKLDKMDIIELAREKPKPEFKFKEGRTAGKLIFETRDLVIGYDSPLSKPLNLTMERGQKIAIVGANGIGKTTFIKSILGQIKPCKGEVELGDTLEIGYFEQEIKGKNHRTCIEEIWQEFPSWNQHEIRSALAKCGLTTDHIESKVMVLSGGEQAKVRLCKILNRETNILLLDEPTNHLDVDAKEELKRALKDYKGGILLISHEPEFYHDVATEIWNLEQYTTKL
- a CDS encoding TetR/AcrR family transcriptional regulator, translating into MQQKNRISRKEKAVQTKNKIYTSAEQLFNKHGIENVNVDDIVKQAGVAKGSFYVHFESKDALIVMLINDYVKKVDTDYKTYLESLPTDMLPREVFLSLVGKIADVITESIGYENMKILYRIQIGKDISDSAAINYGRELYKMFFKIIDSGISQRRFHSDLSADETAKHFVMAYRGVVYEWCVRYPEVNLKDLALRHFRILLAGIKGEDDGDTANLI
- a CDS encoding MAC/perforin domain-containing protein — its product is MKKCLYRTISLSLAIVFLCFNFSACTRAGTSTSENSGVLSTTFSDNEIELGEVPINNLNEEDDSVLQGLNKNYNLYGYDVLNSSYINAREVKSKAILDEAKYDASKYKEISDDLKGSDIDDYYVEKMSNIYSQINASSDVSYKNAAFSGNIRTEYGTSKQTSSNQIFMTWMEKHIISGVEFTGTTEDLTQMLSKGFLDDVKKVDENAMAVSNLFKEYGTHLIVEYYIGGRVRLNFAYTNENNMKESEIKTKAKATYNAVTTEVDASKKESLEEFASVANMRFQSFGGNHITGMSVKEISSQMKDWTKSIAENQTICGIGDFERSLIPIWELLDDTEYKSAQLKIEKEFVEQSKRKSLFLGELDFLDDKNDYISDIIVVDASTESAAKALVPKDYKFVCVNFDGDEILDANKGRKHYIFIAYKTTKSKNGAITDIIVDLGKNRTHEGYTKIEQDLNKNVGGEHVYLYYKNATLDEAINPETKFIREIRGQYNKINSLPAAWSQPSITKDLNSGAGGKYIYLMVRKS
- a CDS encoding DUF2200 domain-containing protein — its product is MTEHRIYTTSFAKVYPLYVTKAEKKGHRKAEVDEIIRWLTGYSQEELDAHLEKETDFETFFSEAPQLNPSRSLIKGVICGVRVEDIEEPIMQEIRYLDKLIDELAKGKKMEKILRK